The following proteins come from a genomic window of Nostoc sp. ATCC 53789:
- a CDS encoding polysaccharide biosynthesis tyrosine autokinase, whose translation MVQTSLNPQINPASETEPSYGQLFAVFVRRFPWFLAVLISSIAIAGIVTLKTKPTYKSSMQLLVESNYQGKKEGAGVDSQFTDSNIVIDTATQLNLMQSSGLIQKAVDKLQSDYPDISTGEIKASLVLTQLRSKEDNVATKIFQVEYTAGDPEKTQKVLGAIRQVYLEYNKQQQTSRLQKGLQIIREQLSKASEEVNASETNLQRFRRNQNLIDPESQAKAIETALNNIAQERQTTRAQYGEALARQKSLEEQLNRSPQNALVASRLSQSTRYQGLLNEIQKSELALAQERLRFTDQTPSVQKLKEQLQGQKELLQQEVGRTLGEKSASAFTSGDSLLEKGQLGQIDLSLAGQLVETQTTIVALTARDQSLAQKENELRLEIKRFPPLLAYYNRMLPQLQFSRERLEQLLRAEQQLRQELSKGGFNWEVVEDPQKGAQLGPNLQQNLLLGAVVGLMLGGIAAFIRDSADDAVHTTAELEKQMALPLLGTTPKLPPAKPRESMIKLPFGKPEVLAPWTIQVLQSPPRWESLDLIYKNIELLNTVANLKSLMITSALPDEGKSALALGLAMSAARLHKRVLLIDANLRDPSLHHQLNLPNEQGLSTLLASDASLPSQISLQYAGSAYIDILTAGPKPADPANLLSSPRMMQLMAAFEENYDLVLIDAPPVLGLVDAMLTASSCRSVVMVASIGIVTRSQLTQATAMLSKLNLIGVVANGVSNSSSNYVPYIKQQQLALRQAVEK comes from the coding sequence GTGGTTCAAACTAGCCTAAATCCTCAAATAAATCCAGCCTCTGAAACTGAACCAAGTTACGGACAATTATTTGCCGTATTTGTGCGAAGATTTCCTTGGTTTTTAGCAGTATTAATTAGTTCTATTGCTATAGCAGGCATCGTAACTTTAAAAACTAAACCAACTTATAAAAGTTCAATGCAACTGCTAGTAGAATCTAACTATCAAGGTAAGAAAGAAGGAGCAGGGGTAGATAGCCAGTTTACTGACTCTAATATTGTCATAGATACAGCAACTCAGCTTAACTTGATGCAGAGTTCTGGACTTATCCAAAAAGCAGTTGATAAACTTCAGTCTGATTATCCAGATATCAGTACAGGTGAAATTAAAGCTTCTTTAGTCTTAACTCAATTGAGAAGTAAAGAGGATAATGTCGCTACAAAAATCTTTCAAGTCGAATACACTGCTGGAGATCCAGAAAAGACACAAAAAGTTCTGGGCGCAATTCGACAAGTTTATCTGGAATATAACAAACAACAGCAGACTTCGCGGTTACAAAAAGGTCTGCAAATTATTAGGGAACAGTTAAGTAAAGCTAGTGAAGAAGTAAACGCATCTGAAACTAATTTACAAAGGTTTCGCAGAAATCAGAACTTAATTGATCCAGAGTCACAGGCCAAAGCGATTGAGACAGCTTTAAATAATATCGCTCAAGAAAGACAGACAACTCGCGCTCAGTATGGCGAAGCCTTAGCACGCCAAAAATCTTTGGAAGAACAACTTAACCGTTCTCCTCAAAATGCTCTAGTTGCTTCTCGCCTGAGTCAGTCTACTCGCTATCAAGGCTTACTGAACGAAATCCAAAAAAGCGAATTGGCACTAGCACAAGAACGCTTACGCTTTACAGATCAGACTCCGAGTGTGCAAAAGCTCAAAGAACAGCTTCAAGGTCAAAAAGAATTATTGCAACAAGAAGTAGGAAGAACTTTAGGCGAAAAGTCTGCTAGTGCATTCACATCTGGAGACTCTCTTCTTGAAAAAGGACAACTTGGGCAAATTGATCTTAGCCTTGCTGGTCAGTTAGTAGAAACGCAGACAACTATAGTTGCTTTAACTGCCCGCGATCAAAGTTTAGCTCAGAAAGAAAACGAGCTACGTTTGGAAATCAAACGTTTCCCGCCTCTTTTGGCTTATTACAATCGGATGCTACCGCAGTTGCAATTTAGTCGTGAAAGGTTAGAGCAGCTTTTAAGAGCAGAACAGCAATTGCGGCAAGAACTTTCCAAGGGTGGTTTTAATTGGGAAGTGGTAGAAGATCCTCAAAAAGGCGCACAATTAGGCCCCAATCTTCAACAGAACTTGCTGTTAGGTGCTGTGGTTGGGTTGATGTTAGGAGGTATTGCTGCCTTTATTCGAGATTCGGCTGATGATGCAGTTCATACCACTGCTGAGTTAGAGAAGCAAATGGCTCTACCTTTGTTGGGAACAACCCCCAAGTTACCGCCAGCTAAACCCAGAGAATCAATGATTAAATTGCCCTTTGGTAAGCCAGAAGTTCTTGCCCCTTGGACAATTCAGGTACTGCAATCTCCACCACGTTGGGAATCGCTGGATCTAATTTACAAAAACATTGAACTTTTAAATACTGTTGCTAACTTAAAATCTTTGATGATTACCTCAGCTTTACCAGATGAGGGTAAGTCAGCTTTGGCGTTAGGTTTAGCGATGAGTGCTGCCCGTTTACACAAAAGGGTATTACTAATTGATGCCAACTTACGCGATCCCAGCCTGCACCACCAACTGAATCTTCCTAATGAACAGGGGCTTTCAACTCTATTGGCGAGTGATGCAAGTCTACCCAGCCAGATTAGTCTTCAATACGCAGGTTCCGCCTACATCGATATTTTGACTGCTGGGCCTAAACCTGCTGACCCAGCTAATCTGTTGAGTTCTCCTCGCATGATGCAATTGATGGCAGCTTTTGAGGAAAACTATGATTTGGTACTCATAGATGCTCCCCCAGTTCTTGGTTTGGTGGATGCCATGCTTACTGCATCATCTTGTCGTAGCGTGGTCATGGTGGCAAGCATTGGTATTGTGACACGAAGCCAGTTGACTCAGGCTACAGCAATGCTAAGTAAGTTAAACCTGATTGGGGTTGTAGCTAACGGAGTATCAAACTCTAGCAGTAATTACGTACCTTATATCAAACAACAGCAATTGGCTCTACGCCAAGCTGTGGAAAAGTAG
- the hepC gene encoding heterocyst development glycosyltransferase HepC, producing MTASIIPSLENLYDVTQEHQDNRGYCTLLWRRGQLLVKQPGQVKQPYLPALDSKRSLVECLQHSPVSLVSIDPKLGETLLKFWADACQEAQKPIFLSIPAGNKPSNQPWRQLQRLIDWIAALVLLVLVSPVMLGLMALMQVYSPGSLFCREWRVGERGKLFQAMKFCTPNITPLGRWIGKYNLNNLPQLFNVLRGDMSLTGGGSHCWTLEDAVQLNKLPDIKASWEVEASHLLHLDSQTL from the coding sequence ATGACAGCTTCAATAATTCCATCTCTAGAGAATTTATATGATGTAACCCAGGAACACCAAGATAATCGTGGGTACTGCACACTCCTGTGGCGGCGGGGTCAGTTGTTGGTGAAGCAGCCTGGACAAGTGAAACAACCATATCTGCCTGCATTAGATAGTAAGCGATCGCTAGTAGAATGCTTACAACATTCTCCAGTAAGTTTGGTAAGCATAGATCCAAAGCTGGGTGAGACTTTGCTGAAGTTTTGGGCAGATGCGTGTCAAGAAGCTCAAAAACCAATATTCCTAAGCATACCTGCTGGCAATAAACCTTCTAATCAACCCTGGAGACAATTGCAGCGATTAATTGATTGGATTGCTGCTTTAGTATTGCTGGTATTAGTAAGTCCAGTCATGCTGGGATTGATGGCATTAATGCAGGTTTACTCACCAGGATCGCTTTTTTGTCGTGAATGGCGTGTTGGAGAACGGGGTAAACTCTTTCAAGCAATGAAGTTTTGCACGCCCAACATCACACCGCTAGGGCGTTGGATAGGTAAATACAATCTCAACAATCTCCCACAGTTATTTAACGTGCTGCGGGGTGACATGAGTTTGACTGGTGGTGGATCTCATTGCTGGACTTTGGAAGATGCAGTACAGCTAAATAAACTACCAGACATTAAAGCTTCCTGGGAAGTAGAGGCATCTCACCTGTTACATCTAGATAGCCAAACACTGTAA
- the hepA gene encoding heterocyst formation ABC transporter subunit HepA — protein MNSQLPQKFRSLLKASRFWQDNYLILREFKHFRKIVILALTFSILAATFEGVSIGFLLSFLQSLTSPNAQPVQTGIEWFDTLILGSKSSSINRLYRISSLILLSTWLRVAFNYFGLVYTELSQLHFGDRLRKQIFEQLQSLSLSYFAKTRSGELINTITTEIERIRQGFSGAAFLVTRGITTLVYLISMFLISWQLTVISALLFTLLGVGLSNLNARVRESSFGMTTANANFTSTAIEFINGIRTVHSCGTQEFERQRYYKASDKVVSSTTKVVFTWTLVKPIAEGAATTVLVGMIVLAFTSLVSNGTLQVASLLTFFFVLFRFVPFVQDINGTRAFLSTLHGSADNIKNLLKSEDKYYFKNGKLEFKALERAINLVSVDFGYDDQNIVLHNITLTIEKGKMTALVGASGAGKTTLADLIPRFYNATEGNVYLDEVDIRLFEINSLRRQIAVVSQDTFIFNTDVWQNIAYGTPQATNEQIQEAAKLANALEFILEMPEGFNTQLGDRGVRLSGGQRQRIAIARALLRNPEILILDEATSALDSVSERLIQDSLEKLSVGRTVIAIAHRLSTIAKADKVVVLEAGRIVEQGKYQELLARQGKLWEYHQMQYYNS, from the coding sequence ATGAATTCTCAACTTCCTCAAAAATTCCGTAGTCTGCTCAAAGCTTCCAGGTTTTGGCAAGACAATTATTTAATCTTGCGAGAATTTAAACACTTTCGCAAAATAGTAATTTTAGCTCTAACATTCTCGATTTTAGCAGCAACTTTTGAAGGAGTAAGTATTGGTTTTTTACTCTCCTTCTTGCAAAGCTTAACTAGCCCAAATGCTCAACCTGTCCAAACAGGAATAGAATGGTTTGATACTTTAATTTTAGGATCTAAGTCATCATCAATTAACCGCCTATACCGCATATCTTCACTGATATTATTAAGTACTTGGTTACGTGTTGCCTTCAATTATTTTGGACTAGTTTATACTGAACTATCCCAACTGCATTTTGGCGATCGCTTACGCAAGCAAATTTTTGAACAATTACAATCCTTATCGTTAAGTTACTTTGCCAAAACTCGTTCTGGTGAACTAATTAACACAATAACCACAGAAATAGAAAGAATTAGACAGGGTTTCAGTGGTGCAGCCTTTTTAGTAACTAGAGGCATAACAACTCTTGTCTACTTAATCTCAATGTTTTTGATATCATGGCAACTAACTGTAATTTCAGCATTACTATTTACACTGTTAGGTGTAGGGTTATCTAATCTGAATGCCAGAGTTAGAGAATCCAGTTTTGGCATGACAACTGCTAATGCTAACTTTACATCAACAGCCATAGAATTTATTAATGGTATTCGCACTGTCCATTCTTGTGGTACTCAAGAATTTGAACGCCAGCGTTACTATAAAGCTAGCGATAAGGTGGTGAGTTCTACAACTAAAGTTGTATTCACTTGGACACTTGTCAAACCAATTGCCGAAGGAGCAGCTACTACGGTGTTGGTGGGAATGATTGTTTTGGCATTCACTAGCCTGGTTAGTAATGGAACGCTACAAGTCGCTTCTTTGTTAACATTTTTCTTTGTACTATTTCGCTTTGTCCCGTTTGTTCAAGATATTAATGGCACGCGGGCATTTCTCAGTACCTTACACGGTTCAGCAGACAATATTAAAAATCTGTTAAAAAGTGAGGATAAATATTATTTTAAGAATGGAAAGCTTGAATTTAAAGCTTTAGAAAGGGCAATAAATTTAGTATCTGTAGATTTCGGTTACGATGACCAAAACATAGTGCTACATAACATTACCCTAACCATTGAGAAGGGTAAAATGACTGCACTAGTTGGAGCCTCTGGTGCTGGTAAAACAACTCTAGCTGATTTAATCCCTCGCTTTTATAATGCTACAGAGGGAAATGTTTATCTCGATGAAGTTGATATAAGACTGTTTGAAATTAACTCTCTACGTCGTCAAATAGCTGTCGTCAGTCAAGATACATTTATTTTCAATACTGATGTTTGGCAAAATATTGCTTATGGGACTCCACAAGCCACTAATGAGCAAATTCAAGAAGCTGCTAAATTAGCAAATGCGCTGGAATTTATTTTAGAAATGCCCGAAGGTTTTAATACCCAATTGGGAGATCGGGGTGTTAGATTATCTGGAGGACAAAGACAGCGAATTGCGATCGCACGGGCACTATTACGGAACCCAGAAATTTTGATTTTGGATGAAGCAACTAGCGCCTTAGATTCTGTATCAGAGCGCTTAATTCAAGATTCATTAGAAAAGCTATCTGTGGGTAGAACAGTAATTGCGATCGCTCACCGTCTTTCTACTATTGCGAAAGCAGATAAAGTCGTAGTACTAGAAGCAGGGCGGATAGTAGAACAAGGTAAGTATCAAGAATTACTCGCACGCCAAGGCAAGCTGTGGGAATATCACCAGATGCAATACTATAATTCGTAA
- a CDS encoding glycosyltransferase family 4 protein, which produces MLNSINEAKQDNKHLHRGLFEEDLIYQCSNFDVGEGGGVETYLASLFEHRPPEVSDRVIKSLKGVDQSQFKLLHIHSPDLLLQLTGECPTVFSVHNHSLYCPSGTKYLAGQRTICDRNFSYLGCTWGKLVDKCGSRRPLRTLKELQITHQLLDTLKKVKITFVANSEYVRQELIKNGVPSEQTVTLHCGISVPQIKTAPLSLEVHQNHRILFVGRIVSDKGLEWLLKTLIHTNPQIQLDIAGEGWERPRLEKLANTLGLSNRITWHGWCDADKINQLYQQCFAVIFPSVWPEPAGLVTLEAYSNYRPVIGSAVGGIPEHLRDGETGILVPGNDIKKLVDAIHYLDEDYQKSRQMGEQGHALLMKEFTMAAHVNNLRTIYEKTIADFPSRTKKLYSISQVK; this is translated from the coding sequence ATGCTTAACTCAATCAATGAAGCCAAACAAGATAATAAACACTTGCATAGAGGGCTTTTTGAAGAAGACCTGATTTATCAATGCTCCAATTTTGATGTAGGTGAGGGCGGAGGTGTTGAAACTTATTTAGCTTCTCTGTTTGAACATCGACCACCTGAAGTTAGCGATCGCGTGATAAAATCGCTCAAGGGAGTTGACCAAAGCCAATTCAAGCTGCTGCACATCCACAGCCCAGATTTACTATTGCAGCTTACAGGCGAATGTCCCACTGTCTTTAGTGTTCATAATCACTCATTGTACTGTCCTAGTGGCACAAAGTATTTAGCAGGGCAACGGACAATCTGCGATCGCAACTTTTCTTACTTAGGTTGTACTTGGGGTAAGTTAGTAGATAAATGTGGTAGCCGTAGACCGTTAAGAACTCTTAAAGAACTTCAAATTACTCATCAGTTATTAGATACCTTAAAAAAGGTAAAAATTACTTTTGTCGCTAATAGCGAATACGTGCGTCAAGAGTTGATTAAAAACGGTGTACCTTCTGAGCAAACTGTAACGCTACACTGTGGTATCTCTGTACCGCAAATAAAGACCGCTCCCCTGAGCTTAGAAGTTCATCAAAATCATAGAATTTTATTTGTTGGCCGCATTGTTTCTGATAAAGGTCTGGAATGGCTGCTTAAAACCTTAATACATACAAATCCGCAAATTCAACTTGATATTGCAGGAGAAGGTTGGGAACGGCCCCGGTTAGAAAAGTTAGCAAACACACTCGGATTAAGTAATCGGATCACTTGGCATGGTTGGTGCGATGCTGACAAGATCAATCAACTTTATCAACAGTGTTTTGCAGTCATCTTTCCTAGTGTCTGGCCTGAACCTGCCGGTCTTGTAACACTAGAAGCATACTCTAATTATCGACCTGTAATTGGTAGTGCAGTGGGAGGGATTCCAGAACATTTACGAGATGGAGAAACAGGTATTCTTGTTCCAGGTAATGATATCAAAAAGCTAGTTGATGCTATTCATTATTTGGATGAAGATTATCAAAAAAGTCGGCAGATGGGCGAACAAGGTCATGCTTTGTTGATGAAAGAATTTACAATGGCTGCTCATGTAAATAATCTGCGAACAATTTATGAAAAAACAATAGCTGACTTCCCTTCGAGAACGAAAAAATTATATAGTATTTCTCAAGTGAAATAA
- a CDS encoding glycosyltransferase family 2 protein, with protein sequence MSLSQECQQPLVSVIIPTYNRPDYLKQAIASAIKQTYQNIEIIVSDNCSPENPQALVASFGDSRIRFWRHQQNVGMLANQQHGFKMARGKYVASLHDDDIWNEDFLAKLVPVLEANPELILAFCDQYIIDANGIIDNAGTEKNTRGYQRDQLKEGIYQPFYKVGLVDKSIPTAASCLIRNNLVDWDSIPPEVGGMWDLYLTYLCCISGYGAYYYPERLTRYRAHEQTDTMLSGSRDVQAKIRKAKSEMFCYQVFMEDARLQKFRTHFQQKWLEANTTLGIGLLRSKQIAVARPYFWQALTKQKFNARTLVALSLSFTPQFLANKLIELSK encoded by the coding sequence ATGTCATTATCTCAAGAATGCCAACAGCCTTTAGTCAGCGTTATTATCCCTACCTATAACCGACCAGACTATCTCAAGCAAGCGATCGCTAGTGCTATTAAACAGACTTATCAAAATATCGAAATTATTGTTTCAGATAATTGCAGTCCAGAAAATCCTCAAGCACTTGTGGCATCTTTTGGTGACTCACGCATCAGATTTTGGCGACATCAACAAAATGTAGGTATGCTTGCTAATCAGCAGCATGGGTTCAAGATGGCACGAGGTAAATATGTTGCTAGTCTTCATGATGATGATATATGGAATGAAGACTTTCTAGCAAAGCTTGTACCAGTTCTCGAAGCAAATCCTGAGTTAATTCTCGCTTTTTGTGACCAATATATCATAGATGCAAATGGCATAATTGATAATGCTGGGACTGAAAAAAATACACGCGGTTATCAGCGAGATCAACTCAAAGAAGGAATTTATCAACCTTTCTATAAAGTTGGATTGGTAGATAAAAGTATCCCTACTGCTGCATCTTGTTTGATTCGCAATAATCTGGTTGATTGGGATAGTATTCCTCCAGAAGTTGGCGGAATGTGGGATTTATATTTAACTTACCTGTGTTGTATATCGGGTTATGGCGCTTACTACTATCCAGAAAGACTGACGCGATATCGCGCTCATGAGCAAACTGATACTATGCTCAGTGGTAGTCGAGATGTGCAGGCAAAAATCCGCAAAGCTAAAAGCGAAATGTTCTGTTATCAAGTCTTTATGGAAGATGCTCGGTTACAGAAATTTAGAACGCACTTTCAACAGAAATGGTTAGAGGCTAATACAACTTTGGGTATTGGTTTGCTGCGAAGTAAACAGATAGCAGTAGCACGTCCTTATTTTTGGCAGGCGCTGACTAAACAAAAATTTAATGCGCGAACTTTAGTAGCGCTAAGTCTTAGCTTTACTCCGCAATTTTTGGCAAATAAATTAATAGAGTTGTCGAAATAG
- a CDS encoding glycosyltransferase family 4 protein: MKLCIVTHKIKKGDGQGRVNYEVANEAIRRGHQLTLLASEVAPELEANSQVNWIPIPVKDYPTEFVRNFIFAQKSTDWLRKHRSEIDLVKVNGAINLAAADVNAVHFVHSSWLRSPVHISRNRRDLYGLYQWLFTAFNARWEKQAFQKAQVVVAVSEKVAHELVNIGVPRSRIRVIINGVDLDEFAPGENKSDACGGLRLRQKLGLPENVTLALFAGDIRTPRKNLDTVLHALVKVPDLHLVVVGHTQNSPFPQLAASLGLNERVHFVGFRRDIPQIMQAVDLFVFPSRYEACSLVLLEALSSGLPVITATATGGGELVTPECGIVLSDSDDIDALALALLTLVSSPTLIQQMGKAARSVAEQHSWTTMAQTYVDLFEELSNAEHRSDTDLSPSTRPITLPFSATEAN; the protein is encoded by the coding sequence ATGAAACTTTGTATTGTTACTCATAAAATTAAGAAAGGCGATGGACAGGGACGAGTAAACTATGAAGTTGCTAATGAAGCAATTCGTCGTGGTCATCAACTGACATTATTAGCTAGTGAAGTCGCACCAGAACTAGAAGCTAATAGTCAAGTTAATTGGATTCCAATTCCAGTCAAAGACTATCCAACAGAATTTGTACGTAATTTCATATTTGCCCAAAAAAGTACAGATTGGTTGCGGAAACATCGCTCTGAGATTGATTTAGTTAAAGTCAATGGCGCAATTAATCTAGCTGCGGCTGATGTGAATGCTGTACATTTTGTCCACAGTTCATGGTTGCGATCGCCTGTTCATATTTCTCGCAACCGCCGCGATTTATATGGTTTATACCAGTGGCTGTTTACGGCTTTTAATGCGCGTTGGGAAAAACAGGCTTTCCAAAAGGCGCAGGTTGTTGTGGCTGTATCAGAAAAGGTAGCTCACGAATTAGTCAACATTGGTGTACCTCGTTCTCGCATTCGCGTAATTATCAATGGCGTTGATTTAGACGAGTTTGCCCCTGGTGAAAACAAAAGCGATGCCTGCGGCGGGCTACGCCTACGCCAAAAGTTGGGTTTACCGGAGAATGTCACGCTGGCATTGTTCGCCGGAGATATCCGCACACCCAGAAAGAACTTAGATACAGTACTGCACGCCTTGGTGAAAGTTCCTGATTTACATTTGGTGGTAGTGGGACATACCCAAAATAGTCCTTTCCCGCAGTTAGCAGCCTCTTTGGGGTTAAATGAACGTGTGCATTTTGTAGGATTTCGCCGTGATATCCCCCAAATTATGCAAGCAGTAGATTTATTTGTTTTTCCTTCCCGATACGAAGCTTGCAGCCTCGTATTGTTAGAAGCACTTTCTTCAGGACTACCAGTAATTACTGCCACAGCCACCGGGGGAGGAGAATTGGTGACACCAGAATGTGGCATTGTCTTATCCGACTCAGATGATATTGATGCTTTGGCTCTGGCATTGCTGACTTTGGTGAGTAGTCCCACCCTCATACAGCAAATGGGCAAAGCTGCTCGTTCTGTGGCAGAACAACATAGCTGGACTACTATGGCACAAACTTATGTGGATTTATTCGAGGAGTTAAGCAATGCGGAACACCGTTCTGATACCGACTTATCGCCGTCCACAAGACCTATCACGCTGCCTTTTAGCGCTACAGAAGCAAATTAA
- a CDS encoding glycosyltransferase — MRNTVLIPTYRRPQDLSRCLLALQKQIKPVDQVIVVVRDTDAETWQFLAQLNALNLPLHTVKVTQPGVVAALNAGLAAVEGDIVSITDDDAAPHPDWLERIAAYFTSDSRLGGLGGRDWVYHGSKLEDESRPVVGQLQWFGRVIGNHHLGVGEPREVDILKGVNMSFRKEAIGQLRFDERMRGTGAQVHFEMAFTLALKRAGWKIIYDPNVAVDHYPAQRFDEDQRNNFNEIAFINLVHNETLVLLEHLPFIRRIVFLFWAVFVGTCDSLGFVQWLRFLPSQGQLAGKKLLASWRGRWQGYKQFVIRNS, encoded by the coding sequence ATGCGGAACACCGTTCTGATACCGACTTATCGCCGTCCACAAGACCTATCACGCTGCCTTTTAGCGCTACAGAAGCAAATTAAACCCGTCGATCAGGTGATAGTGGTTGTACGCGATACGGATGCAGAAACTTGGCAATTCTTGGCGCAATTAAACGCTCTCAATCTGCCACTGCATACTGTGAAAGTGACACAACCAGGCGTAGTCGCAGCCCTCAATGCCGGATTAGCAGCAGTGGAGGGCGATATTGTCTCTATTACTGATGATGATGCCGCACCTCACCCAGATTGGTTAGAGCGCATCGCCGCTTACTTTACCTCAGATAGTCGCCTCGGCGGTCTGGGAGGGCGTGATTGGGTATACCACGGCAGCAAATTAGAAGACGAATCTCGCCCAGTAGTGGGACAGTTGCAGTGGTTTGGGCGAGTGATTGGCAACCATCATCTGGGAGTGGGAGAACCCCGCGAAGTCGATATTCTCAAAGGCGTAAACATGAGTTTTCGTAAAGAGGCCATCGGACAATTGCGCTTTGATGAGCGGATGCGTGGTACTGGAGCGCAAGTACATTTTGAAATGGCATTTACTCTGGCATTAAAGCGGGCTGGTTGGAAGATAATTTACGATCCTAATGTTGCTGTAGATCACTATCCTGCACAACGTTTTGATGAAGATCAGCGAAATAATTTTAACGAGATTGCCTTTATTAATTTAGTCCATAATGAAACCCTAGTTTTACTAGAGCATTTGCCATTTATCCGCCGGATTGTATTTTTATTCTGGGCAGTATTTGTAGGTACGTGCGATAGTTTGGGTTTCGTACAATGGCTGAGATTTTTACCTAGCCAAGGGCAATTGGCGGGTAAAAAGTTACTAGCATCCTGGCGGGGGCGTTGGCAAGGATATAAACAATTCGTAATTCGTAATTCGTAA
- a CDS encoding O-antigen ligase domain-containing protein gives MNSRQILFNSFLEENYSPEERSQQGWMAIAGFILLTVVCYFAGATAALRLIYPVTALAVAVFLYLRHPILYISFTWWIWFLTPLATRLVDYRVGWDATRQMLIAPYLVVFVTIATFLRHFPRASRQGGLPFVMAFIGVFYGFLIGLIYNPPIPVARGLLDWLSPIIFAFHLFINWRDYPSYRQNIQRTFLWCVLILGTYGIYQFVVAPEWDRYWLIQSKLFMSSGNPVPFGMRVWSTLHSVGPFGSVMQAGLLLLFTSSGNLIFPASAVGYLSFLLTQARTNWGGWLFGIIMIVGSVKARIQMRLIVIIAVMAICVVPLTTIEPIAGVVSARLETFSNLQDDTSFKDRSGSYDKNLGLALSNGLGNGLGNIWKVNEKTGQIEVVVIDSGILDMFFTLGWFGAIFYMGGLILLIISVSSYGEGRFDSFISAARAIGISSATQLIIGSGMLSVAGMILWGFLAMAMAGHKYYSNPKNS, from the coding sequence ATGAATTCTAGACAGATACTTTTCAATAGTTTTTTAGAAGAAAATTATTCTCCAGAAGAGCGATCGCAACAGGGGTGGATGGCGATCGCAGGCTTTATACTACTAACTGTAGTTTGCTATTTTGCTGGTGCTACTGCTGCACTGCGCCTAATTTATCCGGTGACGGCTTTAGCTGTAGCCGTGTTTTTATACTTGCGGCATCCCATTCTCTACATCAGCTTTACCTGGTGGATATGGTTTCTCACACCCTTAGCTACCCGCTTAGTTGACTATCGGGTAGGCTGGGATGCTACCCGCCAAATGCTTATAGCACCATATTTGGTGGTGTTTGTAACCATAGCAACATTCTTGCGACATTTTCCCCGTGCCTCACGTCAAGGGGGTTTGCCGTTTGTTATGGCTTTTATCGGAGTCTTTTATGGCTTTCTCATCGGTCTGATTTATAACCCACCAATCCCTGTAGCACGCGGACTGCTGGATTGGCTCAGTCCGATTATCTTCGCTTTTCACTTATTTATAAACTGGCGAGATTATCCTAGCTATCGCCAGAATATTCAGCGAACATTTCTTTGGTGCGTGCTAATTTTAGGAACTTATGGCATATATCAATTTGTAGTAGCTCCTGAGTGGGATAGGTATTGGCTCATCCAATCAAAACTATTCATGAGTTCTGGAAACCCTGTACCTTTCGGGATGCGTGTCTGGAGTACATTGCACTCAGTCGGCCCTTTTGGTTCAGTCATGCAAGCTGGTTTACTGTTGTTATTTACCAGTTCGGGAAATTTAATTTTTCCTGCTTCAGCCGTTGGTTACTTATCGTTCTTACTAACACAAGCGCGAACTAATTGGGGAGGCTGGTTATTTGGAATAATTATGATTGTGGGTTCAGTCAAGGCGCGAATTCAAATGCGCTTGATCGTTATAATTGCGGTGATGGCAATTTGTGTTGTGCCATTGACAACTATTGAGCCAATTGCTGGAGTTGTATCAGCCCGTTTGGAAACTTTTTCTAATCTTCAAGATGATACAAGTTTTAAAGATAGATCGGGAAGTTATGACAAAAACCTTGGTCTAGCACTTTCTAATGGTTTAGGTAACGGCTTAGGAAATATTTGGAAAGTCAACGAAAAAACTGGTCAAATTGAAGTAGTGGTGATTGATAGTGGCATTTTAGATATGTTTTTCACCCTTGGTTGGTTTGGAGCCATCTTTTATATGGGTGGATTAATCTTGTTAATTATTAGTGTTAGCAGTTATGGTGAAGGCCGTTTTGATAGTTTTATTAGTGCTGCCCGCGCCATTGGTATCAGTTCTGCTACACAGCTAATTATTGGTAGTGGAATGTTAAGTGTAGCAGGGATGATTCTTTGGGGATTTTTAGCTATGGCTATGGCAGGACATAAATACTATAGCAATCCCAAGAATTCTTGA